Proteins from one Panthera leo isolate Ple1 chromosome D1, P.leo_Ple1_pat1.1, whole genome shotgun sequence genomic window:
- the LOC122200138 gene encoding serum amyloid A protein isoform X2 yields the protein MKLFTGLIFCSLVLGVSSQWYSFFGEAAQGAWDMWRAYSDMREANYKDADKYFHARGNYNATQRGPGGAWAAKVISDLRENSQRVTDFFRHGSSGHGAEDSKADQEANEWGRSGKDPNHFRPDGLPDKY from the exons ATGAAGCTTTTCACGGGCCTCATCTTCTGCTCCTTGGTCCTGGGTGTCAGCAGCCAATGGTATTCGTTCTTTGGAGAGGCTGCTCAAG GGGCTTGGGACATGTGGAGAGCCTACTCTGACATGAGAGAAGCCAATTACAAAGATGCAGACAAATACTTCCACGCCCGGGGGAACTATAATGCCACACAGAGGGGACCTGGGGGCGCTTGGGCGGCCAAAGTGATCAG CGACCTGAGAGAGAATTCTCAGAGAGTCACAGACTTTTTCAGGCACGGAAGCAGCGGCCACGGAGCAGAGGACTCGAAGGCTGACCAGGAAGCCAATGAATGGGGCCGGAGCGGCAAAGACCCCAACCACTTTCGACCTGATGGCTTGCCTGACAAGTACTGA
- the LOC122200527 gene encoding serum amyloid A protein-like isoform X2 produces MKLFTGLIFCSLFLGVSSRWYSFFGEAAQGAWDMWRAYSDMREANYIGADKYFHARGNYDAARRGPGGAWAAKVISDARESSQRVTDFFRHGSSGHGAEDSKADQEANEWGRSGKDPNHFRPAGLPDKY; encoded by the exons ATGAAGCTTTTCACGGGCCTCATCTTCTGCTCCTTGTTCCTGGGTGTCAGCAGCCGATGGTATTCATTCTTTGGAGAGGCTGCTCAAG GGGCTTGGGACATGTGGAGAGCCTACTCTGACATGAGAGAAGCCAATTACATAGGTGCAGACAAATACTTCCACGCCCGGGGGAACTATGATGCCGCACGGAGGGGACCTGGGGGCGCTTGGGCGGCCAAAGTGATCAG CGACGCCAGAGAGAGTTCTCAGAGAGTCACAGACTTTTTCAGGCACGGAAGCAGCGGCCACGGAGCAGAGGACTCGAAGGCTGACCAGGAAGCCAATGAATGGGGCCGGAGCGGCAAAGACCCCAACCACTTTCGACCTGCTGGCCTGCCTGACAAGTACTGA
- the LOC122200138 gene encoding serum amyloid A protein isoform X3 — protein sequence MKLFTGLIFCSLVLGVSSQWYSFFGEAAQGAWDMWRAYSDMREANYIGADKYFHARGNYDAAQRGPGGAWAAKVISDLRENSQRVTDFFRHGSSGHGAEDSKADQAANEWGRSGKDPNHFRPDGLPSKY from the exons ATGAAGCTTTTCACGGGCCTCATCTTCTGCTCCTTGGTCCTGGGTGTCAGCAGCCAATGGTATTCGTTCTTTGGAGAGGCTGCTCAAG GGGCTTGGGAC ATGTGGAGAGCCTACTCTGACATGAGAGAAGCCAATTACATAGGTGCAGACAAATACTTCCACGCCCGGGGGAACTATGATGCCGCACAGAGGGGACCTGGGGGCGCTTGGGCGGCCAAAGTGATCAG CGACCTGAGAGAGAATTCTCAGAGAGTCACAGACTTTTTCAGGCACGGAAGCAGCGGCCACGGAGCAGAGGACTCGAAGGCTGACCAGGCCGCCAATGAATGGGGCCGGAGCGGCAAAGACCCCAACCACTTTCGACCTGATGGCCTGCCTAGCAAGTACTGA
- the LOC122200138 gene encoding serum amyloid A protein isoform X1, with translation MKLFVGILLCSLVLGVSSQRWLTFLKEAGQGTKDMWRAYSDMREANYIGADKYFHARGNYDAAQRGPGGAWAAKVISDLRENSQRVTDFFRHGSSGHGAEDSKADQAANEWGRSGKDPNHFRPDGLPSKY, from the exons ATGAAGCTTTTCGTGGGCATCCTGTTGTGCTCCCTGGTCCTGGGCGTCAGCAGCCAAAGATGGCTCACGTTCCTCAAGGAAGCTGGTCAAG GGACTAAAGACATGTGGAGAGCCTACTCTGACATGAGAGAAGCCAATTACATAGGTGCAGACAAATACTTCCACGCCCGGGGGAACTATGATGCCGCACAGAGGGGACCTGGGGGCGCTTGGGCGGCCAAAGTGATCAG CGACCTGAGAGAGAATTCTCAGAGAGTCACAGACTTTTTCAGGCACGGAAGCAGCGGCCACGGAGCAGAGGACTCGAAGGCTGACCAGGCCGCCAATGAATGGGGCCGGAGCGGCAAAGACCCCAACCACTTTCGACCTGATGGCCTGCCTAGCAAGTACTGA